The Candidatus Binatota bacterium DNA window AGTCGCGGCGCGGGGGCTGCCAGCTGTTTTGTGGCAGAAAGACGATGACAGACAGGCAATGAAAATAGCGTGGTTTGATGCTCCATCGGGCATAAGTGGCGACATGACCCTGGCCGCGCTGCTCGACCTTGGCGCAAGCGGAGGGTTCGACTCCCAGCGGCTTGAGGACGGCCTCGCCTGCCTGGGGGTGGGCGGCTGGAGGCTGGAGAGCAGCGAGACCAGTGTCGACGGCCTGCGCGCGCGGCGGCTCAAGGTGGTCGTAGACGAGGGGGTTACAGCTCGGCGCGACTGGTCGAGCATACGCAGCTTGCTCGAAGAGGCTCCGGCGCGGGGCTTCCCGGCCGCCGCGGCCGACATCGCGCTCAGGATATTCGAGAAACTGGCGGTGGCCGAAGCCCGGGTGCACGGCTGCACGCCCGATGAAGTTCATTTTCACGAGGTCGGTGCAGTGGACTCTATTGTCGATATAGCGGGCGTGGCCTGGTGCCTCGACCGGCTGGGGATAGAGCGGTGCTTCTGCGGCCCGCTTCCCGCTGGCAGTGGTACCGTCGTTTGCGATCACGGCACGCTGCCGGTGCCGGTGCCGGCGGTGGTCGAGCTGCTCGCCGGTTTCGAGCTCGTGGCGGGCGACGGCCAGGGTGAAACCGTGACGCCAACCGGCGCTGCCATACTCAGCGCGTTGGCGGTGCCCGCGCGCCCGGTGTTCACACTCGAAGCTTGCGGCAGTGGCGCGGGCAGCCGGCAGATGGACGACCGGCCCAACATCCTGCGTATTTTACTTGGCCACTGTGAAGCTCACGACGACGAGCAGGTCATTGCCCTCGTGGCCGATGTTGACGACATGACGGCCGAGGCTATTGCCTTTGCGGCCGAGCGGCTGCGAGGGGCCGGCGCGCGAGATGTCAGCGTGGTGCCGGTGGGCATGAAGAAAGGGCGCCTGGGAAACCGGCTCGAAGTGCTGGCCGACGTAGGCACGGTGCACGAGCTGGCCCACCTGTTACTCACCCACAGCTCCACCGCGGGGCTTCGTTTTCGGGCCATGGGCCGGGTGGTACTGCCGCGGCGAGTGGAATTGATCGACACCGAGTTTGGCCCGGTGGCGGTCAAGTTCATTGTGCGCCCCGACGGCAGCGAAACGGCCGAACCCGAGTTCGACGACCTCGCGCGCATTGCCCTGCAGCGGGGCGTTGCCTTCGATGAGATAAGACGCGCGGTACTCGCCAGCCTTTCTCTCTGAGTTGTCAGCGACTGAGTTGTCAGCGATTAAGCTGCAACACGATTTCGCTGAGCGTCAGCACCGGCGCGGAACCGCAGGTGTTGATCAGCGTGTGGAGCATCCCCGTGCCGCTGGCGGTGGCGAACTTGCCCGTGCCACCGGTGATTTCAAAGTTGAGCACTCCCTCGTTGGTGGTGCAGGACTGGGCCACGTTGACCTCGACTTCGCAGACCGATCCGCCCTTGATAACGGCGTCTATCTTGTTGCCCGGGTCGGCCAGGCCTTTTCTCAGGCGCTCGATGGTCACGGTAGCGTCGGTGGTGAAGGGGCCGGTCAAGCCGGTGCTGAAAACGTGGGAGTCGGTGTTAAACAGTGCGCAGGGGTGCGAGGTCGAGTAAGCGCTCCAATCCCAGGACGCACTGGTGGAGACCTTTGCTTTTCCTACCCTGGGAATCTTGCCCGTGGAGCTGCCCACGGCGCCGGCGTGGTTATCGCCGCTCTGCGCGTGCGTCACCAGGTTCAAGGTGCTCACGCTGCCCAGGAGTCCGACCCTGCTCTTCGTGGCTGCATGGGAAGCCGACAGCGGCAGTAACAGCAGGGCTGCTACGATGAACGCTGCGGTCGCTGTTGTCGTGCGGTGATAGATGGGTAGATTTCTGCTGTAGCTCTCCATGGGCAACCTCCTCGCCCCCCCCCGCTGACGATAAACTTGTTTCTTCGAAGGTAAAGCCTCCTGCTGGGGCTTGTCAAGGACTCCAGACCTGCGCGCAGATTCAGCCCCCCTGAACGGGGGTGTGAGCGGCGGCCAGCAGGGCGTCGATATTAAGCCCGGCCTCGCCCAGGCGCGCCAGGTGGCCGCTGTTCAATATCTCTTCGGGCGTGAGGGCCGTCAGCGTACCCAGGCAGGG harbors:
- the larC gene encoding nickel pincer cofactor biosynthesis protein LarC, which translates into the protein MKIAWFDAPSGISGDMTLAALLDLGASGGFDSQRLEDGLACLGVGGWRLESSETSVDGLRARRLKVVVDEGVTARRDWSSIRSLLEEAPARGFPAAAADIALRIFEKLAVAEARVHGCTPDEVHFHEVGAVDSIVDIAGVAWCLDRLGIERCFCGPLPAGSGTVVCDHGTLPVPVPAVVELLAGFELVAGDGQGETVTPTGAAILSALAVPARPVFTLEACGSGAGSRQMDDRPNILRILLGHCEAHDDEQVIALVADVDDMTAEAIAFAAERLRGAGARDVSVVPVGMKKGRLGNRLEVLADVGTVHELAHLLLTHSSTAGLRFRAMGRVVLPRRVELIDTEFGPVAVKFIVRPDGSETAEPEFDDLARIALQRGVAFDEIRRAVLASLSL